The stretch of DNA AGACCCCGTGTAAATGCCACAATGTGTGAAGTTGCAGATtgtgtaatacagtatgtaaaaaaaatcccCTATCTAAAGAGGAAGACAAAATGCTTGTTAAACAagaaattctctctccccccccccccccggcaggaCATCTTGTCCTTGTTGGTTGCATCACAGCCtgagctgattggctgctgaCGCCTATTGGCAGTGGAGGGAGGAGCTGCCAATCCCAGAGACATTGCAGGGTATAAATACAGAGCCCCTTTGTGTCAGCGTCAAATCATCTCTGACTCCGAGTAGAGTTCTTGCTTCAACAGTGTTTGAACGGAACCCTCTCTGAGTCCTTAGCTTAAAACCTATCTCTCTCTCATCACTTCTTTTTTTTGTGAGTCTTTTTGCGCCACCGTAACAGCAGAATGGAGTCCCAGGTGCGCCAGAACTTCAACCGCGACTGCGAAGCTGCCATCAACCGTATGGTGAACATGGAGCTCTATGCGTCCTACGTCTACCTCTCCATGGTATGTATTATTAGTATATGTCTGCACTGTTCTTGTGTATGTTGTGTTCTTGCATGGCCTGGGTTACCCCGTCCTATTGTGCATTGTTATAATGCAAAGAGCGGCGTACAATGCATGTTTTACTTTAGTCTGTGATGGTGCCTTGTTAACTGGCACAGACCTCGGTTACACTGGTCTGTAGACAGCATACAAACTTTAATAAAAGCCCCCAGATAGTGAGGCTGAATCACGTATTACATTATTAGAACCTTATGTAGAGGTAATACCTTGCTCCCATTACGGACTATTTCAGATGTTTTAGCTCTGGCTAAAAGTTCTCTGTAAGAAACAGCCTGATTTACATTAAATtggctgactttttttttttttttttttattttttaatgtagtgAACAAAACTACTGTTAAGATTTGACATTAAATTTAGTTAAAACTTGGTGTTATTTGATCTGCGTTTAGCATCTATTTAGTCTTTATCATTGCAACAAAATACCGCTTGTGATGCagcacttttttgggggggggggggggggggtaattatttcactccctcatcctcccccatcccctcttatCCGTGCCTTCCAGAGGACTTGCGTCCTCGTGGTTGCATGTTGTACTGTGCTTATCCATCTTATTTTCTGCTGTGGGTGGTGACTAAAGAAACCACGACATGTTTTTCACAAAGAGTAGCAGATGGGGGCAGCGCAAagacagccctccccctcccagccaaCACTAGATTAGGGAGCAACTGAATTGCTGCAGGAGAGAAACTTGCATTGTAGTGGGGACAGGATGAATAACACATCTTTCACTTCCTGAAATATGAtttcctcccctctttcctcaccccccccccttgcagaaAGGTTAAGCAGCAAAAAGTTACATTTGCCTGACACAGCTAAGGGTAACAAAATATTTTCACTTATTTTATCCTGTGAAAACCCACAGGTTTTACTTCTATTACTTTTTAATAAGGGGGGGACAGCTGTGTGCATTAAAAAATAACACTTGCGTCACAGGCCctttctggcagcaaaagggttaagatgGAAGGGAATTGATGTGGAAAGCAGAAAAATGAGTTAATGCtagcccctccaccccccattaaTTGAACCCTGATCTTGTCTTTACATACCAGTCACATGACTATGCAGGGGTCACTTCTGCTTGTTTTTAGTTATAGGTCAAAAATTCATCAAGCCCCAGTATGTCACACCCGATCCGGCGTTAACCATTAACTTTTACATGGGAGTTTGAGTTGGGTATGCTATTATGTACTGGTGGGTGAGTCTGTCCCAAAGTGTGACAAATAAGAGATGCAGAGCCATTACTTTTTATATTCCTAAACCCCAGAGTTTTCCCATTTTACAAATGCATTGGTCAACTTTTCCAAACAGTGTTTTGTTATATATTCTCTTACCTTCTGTTCTGGGGCAAGAACATTGCATAGACTTCTAAAATGTGCTACAACAAGACATTATTTTGCTTAACTGCTGAATTTGTACTAAAATTCAGGTGTGTCacctgtgatttaaaaaaaataaataaaaaaaaaacattttaaggcAACTATTACGGAGTGCATAGATGGGTTTATTTCCTTTTTGACTGTATACTAGGCATATATCACTATTTTATTGCCTTGGTTTAAAACTAGGCGCATTCTCTGACACCTGCCTCCTTGTGAGCTGTGAATAACCACCACGCTTGTCTCCTTCCTCAGTCCTATTACTTTGACCGTGATGACGTGGCCCTTGACCACGTGGCCAAGTTCTTCAAGGAGCAAAGCCACGAGGAGAGGGAGCATGCAGAGAAGTTCCTGAAATACCAGAACAAGCGCGGTGGGCGTGCTGTCCTACAGGATATCAAGGTGAGTGCAGATTGAGGTTTTCAGACCCTAATGCAGAGAGCTGTCCtgagatgggtgggggggaatagtGCTCTGATCAATACAGATCAGAGCATGATCACAAGTTAACTAATAACCCCCCTCTTGGCTCTTGTAATATTATGCTGGGAGGCAGGTTTCCTGTGCTGGAGAATACTTCTCACTTGAGTTACAACCTCAGTATTAATGTATCCAGAgaattacacacacacccttccatATCCAATCTCTTCCTCCTAAACTCTTCACTGCCTGAGAGTCAACTTGGTACCAGCAGTAAAGTTGAATCCAAGCATGATTTTACAAAGCTACATAAAAAGCGTATGTGGCCAATAACCCTAACTAGACTTCCTGTTTGTAAGAAAACACTCTGCTTGGGATTGTACTAGACTCCTTTAACAATGTCCTAGATCGATTTCTTATTGTATTCCAGTCCTCAATTGTCTTCATCCATAACTTCCAACGCTATTGTTCCTGACCTTCTCTGTTCTTCATTAGAAACCAGAACGGGATGAGTGGGCTAACACACTGGATGCCATGCAGGCAGCTCTCCAGCTGGAGAAAACTGTGAACCAGGCCCTACTTGACCTGCACAAGTTGGCAGCTGA from Ascaphus truei isolate aAscTru1 chromosome 6, aAscTru1.hap1, whole genome shotgun sequence encodes:
- the LOC142497592 gene encoding ferritin heavy chain B — translated: MESQVRQNFNRDCEAAINRMVNMELYASYVYLSMSYYFDRDDVALDHVAKFFKEQSHEEREHAEKFLKYQNKRGGRAVLQDIKKPERDEWANTLDAMQAALQLEKTVNQALLDLHKLAADKIDPHLCDFLETEYLEEQVKSMKKLGDYITNLKRLGVPQNGMGEYLFDKHTLGESS